In Thermomonas paludicola, the following are encoded in one genomic region:
- a CDS encoding type II secretion system F family protein translates to MSARRAAISKAREKAETRRLNPLEEFVWQGRDKRGKVMKGEQTARNANLLRAELRKQGITPTVVKPKPKPLFGGAAKKISPRDIAVFSRQLATMMKSGVPIVMALEIIGGGNKNPTMKKMVTGLRNDIEGGASIFEAMSQYPVQFDELYRNLVRAGESSGVLETVLETIATYKENIESIKGKIKKALFYPAAVIAVAILVSAVLMVYVVPIFKETFSSFGADLPAFTSLVFGISDILVKWFWLIGIILGAGIGFFLYTYKRSTKLQHTIDRLMLKFPVIGKVLNDSAIARFSRTLAVTFRAGVPLVEALDSVAGATGNMVYEQAVHKMKDDVAVGYPVNVAMKQVNLFPHMVVQMTAIGEEAGALDTMLYKVAEFYEEEVSNTVDALSSLIEPMVMVIIGGLVGSIVVAMYLPIFKIAMTVM, encoded by the coding sequence ATGTCCGCACGCAGAGCCGCGATCAGCAAGGCCCGGGAAAAAGCCGAAACTCGCCGGCTGAACCCGCTGGAGGAGTTTGTCTGGCAGGGCCGCGACAAGCGCGGCAAGGTGATGAAAGGCGAGCAGACGGCGCGCAACGCCAACCTGCTGCGCGCCGAACTGCGCAAGCAGGGGATCACCCCCACCGTGGTCAAGCCCAAGCCCAAGCCCTTGTTCGGCGGCGCTGCCAAGAAAATCTCGCCGCGCGACATCGCCGTGTTCAGCCGCCAGCTGGCCACCATGATGAAGTCCGGCGTGCCCATCGTGATGGCCCTGGAGATCATCGGCGGCGGCAACAAGAATCCGACGATGAAGAAAATGGTCACCGGCCTGCGCAATGACATCGAGGGCGGCGCGTCCATCTTCGAAGCAATGAGCCAGTACCCGGTGCAGTTCGACGAGCTGTACCGCAACCTGGTGCGCGCCGGCGAGTCTTCCGGCGTGCTGGAGACGGTGCTGGAGACCATCGCCACCTACAAGGAAAACATCGAGAGCATCAAGGGCAAGATCAAGAAGGCGCTGTTCTACCCGGCGGCGGTGATCGCTGTCGCGATCCTGGTGTCCGCCGTATTGATGGTCTATGTGGTGCCGATCTTCAAGGAAACGTTCTCGAGCTTCGGTGCGGATCTGCCAGCCTTCACCAGTTTGGTGTTCGGCATTTCCGATATCCTGGTCAAATGGTTCTGGCTGATCGGCATCATCCTGGGTGCGGGAATCGGCTTCTTCCTCTATACCTACAAGCGCTCCACCAAACTGCAGCACACCATCGACCGGCTGATGCTGAAGTTCCCGGTGATCGGCAAGGTGCTCAACGACTCGGCCATCGCCCGCTTCTCCCGCACCCTGGCGGTGACCTTCCGCGCCGGCGTGCCGCTGGTGGAGGCGCTGGACAGCGTGGCCGGGGCCACCGGCAACATGGTCTATGAACAGGCCGTGCACAAGATGAAGGACGACGTGGCGGTGGGTTATCCGGTCAACGTGGCGATGAAGCAGGTCAACCTGTTCCCGCACATGGTGGTGCAGATGACCGCCATCGGTGAGGAAGCCGGCGCGCTGGACACCATGCTGTACAAGGTGGCCGAGTTCTACGAGGAAGAGGTCAGCAATACGGTGGATGCGCTCTCCAGCCTGATCGAGCCGATGGTGATGGTGATCATTGGCGGCCTGGTGGGCTCCATCGTGGTGGCCATGTATCTGCCGATCTTCAAGATCGCAATGACGGTGATGTAA
- the coaE gene encoding dephospho-CoA kinase (Dephospho-CoA kinase (CoaE) performs the final step in coenzyme A biosynthesis.): MSDYIIGLTGGVASGKSTVEAQFCALGVFVADADAAARAAVAQGSAGLAEVVAEFGQAVLAEDGRLDRAVMRQRVFADANARGRLEAIIHPRVRAALQAACKHAETPYAIASIPLLAEGGGRAAYPWLRRILVVDVPVETQLARLRHRDGIDERLARQMLAAQASRPQRLAIADDVLSNDRPMAALAAQVQALDKLYRALANAQATSLSPGR, encoded by the coding sequence ATGAGCGATTACATCATCGGCCTGACGGGTGGAGTGGCCTCGGGCAAGAGCACGGTGGAAGCGCAGTTCTGCGCGCTGGGGGTGTTCGTGGCCGATGCGGATGCGGCCGCACGCGCGGCCGTTGCGCAGGGCAGCGCAGGCCTGGCGGAGGTCGTCGCCGAATTCGGACAGGCCGTATTGGCCGAGGACGGTCGCCTGGATCGCGCAGTCATGCGCCAGCGCGTGTTTGCCGATGCCAACGCGCGCGGCCGGCTGGAAGCGATCATCCATCCACGCGTGCGCGCCGCATTGCAGGCGGCCTGCAAGCATGCCGAGACACCCTATGCCATTGCCTCCATCCCGCTGCTGGCCGAAGGTGGCGGCAGGGCGGCCTACCCCTGGCTGCGCCGTATCCTGGTGGTCGATGTGCCGGTGGAGACGCAGCTTGCGCGCCTGCGACATCGCGACGGCATCGATGAACGTCTTGCGCGGCAGATGCTGGCGGCCCAGGCGAGCCGCCCGCAGCGCCTGGCGATTGCCGACGACGTACTGAGCAACGATCGCCCGATGGCGGCACTGGCTGCGCAGGTACAGGCGCTGGACAAACTCTACCGGGCGCTGGCCAACGCGCAGGCAACCAGCCTCAGTCCGGGGAGGTAG
- a CDS encoding DciA family protein: protein MPGSRSTPAKGDARSTSPRAALDTLLAGTAGGTLRRARWLDAVDQLLRPHLPPGMATHARLANVREDRLVFVVDAPIWHAKLRLATPELIDAARSIGLEVNAMVVKTATGPLQPLPAVTAPRTPMSAAAQSGLKAALALLRSAEPEEATTNPTTGRRRRRNAPATPAEGAS from the coding sequence ATGCCTGGTTCGCGATCCACGCCCGCCAAGGGCGATGCCCGTTCCACCAGTCCGCGCGCGGCGCTGGACACGCTGCTCGCCGGAACCGCCGGAGGCACCTTGCGTCGAGCCCGATGGCTTGATGCAGTGGACCAGTTGTTGCGTCCCCACCTGCCGCCGGGCATGGCCACGCATGCGCGCCTGGCCAATGTCCGCGAAGACCGGTTGGTGTTCGTCGTCGATGCACCGATATGGCACGCCAAACTGCGGCTGGCCACGCCGGAACTGATCGACGCCGCCCGCTCCATCGGGCTCGAAGTGAATGCAATGGTCGTCAAGACGGCCACCGGGCCGCTGCAACCGCTGCCTGCGGTCACCGCGCCCCGCACCCCGATGTCGGCGGCCGCCCAGTCGGGACTGAAGGCTGCTCTGGCATTGCTGCGGTCTGCCGAGCCCGAGGAGGCAACAACAAACCCGACGACCGGGCGACGGCGGCGCCGAAACGCGCCCGCCACACCGGCCGAGGGGGCATCCTAA
- the ftsZ gene encoding cell division protein FtsZ produces the protein MANFELIQQVAPNAVIKVIGVGGGGGNAVAHMVNSSVEGVEFITANTDSQAIKNCGASQQLTLGGNVTKGLGAGANPEVGRQAALEDREQIINALQGADMVFITAGMGGGTGTGAAPVVAQLAKEMGILTVAVVTKPFPFEGRRRMQVAQKGIEELAQHVDSLITIPNEKLISVLGRNATMIQAFRAANDVLLGAVQGIADLIVSPGLINVDFADVRTVMSEMGLAMMGTGSARGDDRAQAAAEAAIRNPLLDDVNLHGANGVLVNITSGSDLTMAEFDEIGRVVGEFASEDATVVIGCSLNPDMQDEVRVTVVATGLSQATLRQPLPRGERPETSARFGGDYDAPRRPQVQLVSTQVKRDGTTGLPIDDVADGYTSMRASSFASGLRRNADAPALADLPKDDYLDIPAFLRRQAD, from the coding sequence ATGGCAAATTTCGAACTGATCCAGCAGGTGGCACCCAACGCGGTCATCAAGGTCATTGGCGTTGGCGGTGGTGGTGGCAATGCGGTGGCGCACATGGTCAACAGCAGCGTGGAGGGCGTGGAGTTCATCACCGCCAACACCGACTCGCAGGCCATCAAGAATTGCGGTGCCAGCCAGCAGCTGACCCTGGGTGGCAACGTCACCAAGGGCCTGGGTGCGGGGGCGAATCCGGAAGTCGGCCGCCAGGCCGCGCTGGAGGATCGCGAGCAAATCATCAATGCGCTGCAGGGCGCCGACATGGTGTTCATCACCGCCGGCATGGGCGGCGGCACCGGTACCGGCGCCGCGCCCGTGGTGGCGCAGCTGGCCAAGGAAATGGGCATCCTGACCGTGGCGGTGGTGACCAAGCCGTTCCCGTTCGAGGGTCGTCGCCGCATGCAGGTGGCGCAGAAGGGCATCGAAGAGCTGGCGCAGCACGTCGATTCGCTGATCACCATTCCCAACGAAAAGCTGATCAGCGTCCTCGGCCGCAATGCCACCATGATCCAGGCGTTCCGCGCCGCCAATGACGTGCTGCTGGGCGCGGTGCAGGGCATTGCCGACCTGATCGTCAGCCCCGGTTTGATCAACGTGGACTTTGCCGACGTGCGCACGGTCATGTCCGAGATGGGCCTGGCGATGATGGGGACCGGCAGCGCGCGCGGCGACGATCGCGCCCAGGCGGCGGCCGAAGCGGCGATCCGCAACCCGTTGCTGGACGACGTCAACCTGCACGGCGCCAACGGCGTGCTGGTGAACATCACCTCGGGCTCCGACCTGACCATGGCCGAGTTCGACGAAATCGGCCGTGTGGTGGGTGAATTCGCCTCCGAAGATGCCACCGTGGTGATCGGCTGCTCGCTGAACCCGGACATGCAGGACGAAGTGCGGGTCACCGTGGTCGCCACCGGGCTGAGCCAGGCCACCCTGCGCCAGCCGTTGCCGCGCGGTGAGCGCCCGGAGACAAGCGCGCGCTTTGGCGGCGATTACGACGCGCCGCGTCGCCCCCAGGTGCAGCTGGTCAGCACCCAGGTCAAGCGCGACGGCACCACCGGGCTGCCGATCGACGATGTTGCCGATGGCTACACTTCCATGCGGGCGTCCAGTTTTGCCAGCGGCCTGCGCCGCAACGCCGATGCGCCGGCATTGGCGGATCTGCCGAAGGACGACTACCTGGACATTCCTGCGTTCCTGCGTCGCCAGGCGGATTGA
- the lpxC gene encoding UDP-3-O-acyl-N-acetylglucosamine deacetylase: MLRQRTLKNVTRATGVGLHGGEKVYLTLRPAPIDAGIVFRRVDLEPVVEVPATAALVSETTLCTGLSVGAAKVQTVEHLMSALAGLGIDNACIDLTAPEVPIMDGSAGPFVFLLQSAGIVEQNAAKRFIRILKPVEVRDGDKFARFEPCDGFRVGFTVKFDHPAIPDALSRVEVDFSSETYIREVSRARTFGFMRDLEFMRERNLGLGGSMDNAIVLDEFRVLNEDGLRYADEFVRHKILDAIGDLYLAGHAVIGAYEGFKSGHALNNKLVRALLADAGAWEEVSFTDPVQVSRLGYGALLPVS; this comes from the coding sequence ATGCTCCGCCAACGCACCCTGAAAAACGTGACTCGCGCCACTGGCGTCGGCCTACACGGCGGCGAGAAGGTGTACCTCACCCTGCGCCCGGCGCCGATCGATGCTGGAATCGTGTTCCGCCGCGTCGACCTCGAACCGGTGGTGGAGGTGCCGGCCACCGCTGCGCTGGTCAGCGAAACCACGCTCTGCACCGGCTTGAGCGTTGGCGCTGCCAAAGTGCAGACCGTCGAGCACCTGATGTCGGCGCTGGCGGGCTTGGGCATCGACAATGCCTGCATCGACCTGACCGCGCCGGAAGTGCCCATCATGGATGGATCGGCCGGTCCGTTCGTGTTCCTGCTGCAGTCGGCGGGCATCGTCGAACAGAATGCGGCCAAGCGATTCATCCGCATCCTCAAGCCGGTGGAAGTGCGCGACGGCGACAAGTTCGCGCGCTTCGAGCCTTGCGACGGCTTCCGGGTCGGTTTCACCGTGAAGTTCGATCATCCGGCGATCCCGGATGCGCTGTCGCGGGTGGAAGTGGACTTTTCCAGCGAAACCTACATTCGCGAAGTCAGCCGCGCGCGCACGTTCGGCTTCATGCGCGATCTGGAATTCATGCGCGAGCGCAACCTGGGGCTGGGCGGCTCGATGGACAACGCCATCGTGCTCGACGAGTTCCGGGTGCTGAACGAAGACGGACTGCGCTATGCCGATGAGTTCGTCCGGCACAAGATCCTGGACGCGATCGGCGACCTGTATCTGGCGGGCCATGCGGTGATCGGCGCCTACGAAGGCTTCAAATCCGGGCATGCGCTGAACAACAAGCTGGTGCGCGCGTTGCTGGCCGATGCCGGGGCATGGGAAGAGGTCAGTTTCACTGACCCGGTGCAGGTGTCGCGGCTGGGCTATGGGGCGCTGTTGCCGGTCAGCTGA
- the secA gene encoding preprotein translocase subunit SecA, which produces MLNSLLTSVFGSRNERLLKQYGAIVKKINALEPQMQALSDEALKAKTAEFKQRIANGESLDKLLPEAFAVCRETSVRVFGMRHFDVQLVGGMVLHHGKIAEMRTGEGKTLTGTLAVYLNALEGKGVHLVTVNDYLARRDAAQMGKLYNWLGLSVGVVYPGMPHGDKGAAYAADITYGTNNEFGFDYLRDNMALAKEDRFQRGLHFAIVDEVDSILIDEARTPLIISGPADESPELYLRVDAVVPSLVRQETEESEGDFWVDEKQKQVHLSETGQEHAEQLLRDAGVLGEGESLYAANNIHVVHHLNAAMRAHAIYQRDVDYIVRDGEVIIVDEFTGRTLPGRRWSDGLHQAVEAKEQVPVQRENQTLASVTFQNLFRMYKKLSGMTGTADTEAYEFQNIYGLEVVVIPTHRPMVRKDHSDLVFLNRAGKYRAVVKDILECVSRQQPVLVGTTSIEVSELLSNELNAAGIAHEVLNAKQHEREAHIVANAGAPGAVTIATNMAGRGTDIVLGGSLDAMLAALGEDASDAEKDRVKSEWKQRHEAVKAAGGLHILGTERHESRRIDNQLRGRSGRQGDPGSSRFYLSLEDNLMRIFAAGWVQTMMARMGLKEDDIIESPLVTRQIANAQRKVEAHNFDIRKNLLDFDDVNNDQRKVIYQQRNELLEAESVKANIDGIRTDVVAEMVERLVPPDSIDEQWDLPGLEAELLAEFGLQMDLVRLHKEEAELDASQILDRVQEAMEAMFADKEAQVGGDTMRMLEKHVMFNVLDQNWKEHLARMDYLRQGIHLRGYAQKQPKQEYKKEAFELFSELLEKVKREVISLLARVRIRNEEDVATAEAQERARAEAMARQMQFQHPDMGGLGADEEAADVQAQRVQQQAFAHVGRNDACPCGSGKKFKHCHGQLS; this is translated from the coding sequence ATGCTCAACAGTTTGCTCACCAGTGTTTTCGGCAGCCGCAACGAGCGCCTGCTCAAGCAATACGGCGCCATCGTCAAGAAGATCAATGCGCTGGAACCGCAGATGCAGGCGCTTTCCGACGAGGCCCTGAAGGCCAAGACCGCCGAATTCAAGCAACGCATCGCCAACGGTGAATCGCTGGACAAGCTGCTTCCGGAAGCATTCGCGGTCTGCCGCGAAACCAGCGTGCGCGTGTTCGGCATGCGCCATTTCGACGTGCAGCTGGTCGGCGGCATGGTGCTGCACCACGGCAAGATCGCCGAGATGCGTACCGGCGAAGGCAAGACCCTGACCGGCACCCTGGCGGTGTACCTCAACGCCCTGGAAGGCAAGGGCGTGCACCTGGTCACCGTCAACGACTATCTGGCGCGCCGCGATGCCGCGCAGATGGGCAAACTGTACAACTGGCTGGGCCTGTCGGTGGGCGTGGTGTACCCGGGCATGCCGCACGGCGACAAGGGCGCCGCCTACGCCGCCGACATCACTTACGGCACCAACAACGAATTCGGCTTCGACTACCTGCGCGACAACATGGCGCTGGCCAAGGAAGATCGCTTCCAGCGCGGCCTGCACTTCGCCATCGTCGATGAGGTGGACTCGATCCTGATCGACGAAGCGCGCACCCCGCTGATCATCTCCGGCCCGGCCGACGAGTCCCCGGAGTTGTATCTGCGCGTGGATGCGGTGGTGCCAAGCCTGGTGCGACAGGAAACCGAGGAAAGCGAAGGCGATTTCTGGGTGGACGAAAAGCAGAAGCAGGTGCATCTGTCCGAAACCGGGCAGGAGCACGCGGAGCAGCTGCTGCGCGATGCCGGCGTGCTGGGCGAGGGCGAGAGCCTGTATGCGGCCAACAATATCCATGTGGTGCACCACCTGAACGCGGCGATGCGCGCGCACGCCATCTACCAGCGCGACGTGGACTACATCGTGCGCGATGGCGAGGTGATCATCGTGGACGAGTTCACCGGCCGCACCCTGCCGGGCCGGCGCTGGTCCGACGGGCTGCACCAGGCGGTGGAGGCGAAGGAACAAGTGCCGGTACAGCGCGAGAACCAGACGCTGGCGTCGGTCACCTTCCAGAACCTGTTCCGCATGTACAAGAAGCTGTCGGGCATGACCGGCACGGCGGACACCGAGGCTTACGAGTTCCAGAACATCTACGGCCTGGAAGTGGTGGTCATTCCCACCCATCGGCCGATGGTGCGCAAGGATCATTCCGATCTGGTGTTCCTCAATCGTGCGGGCAAGTATCGCGCGGTGGTCAAGGACATCCTGGAGTGCGTGTCGCGGCAGCAGCCAGTGCTGGTGGGCACCACCTCGATCGAGGTCTCCGAGCTGCTGAGCAATGAACTGAACGCCGCCGGGATCGCCCACGAAGTGCTCAATGCCAAGCAGCACGAGCGCGAGGCCCACATCGTCGCCAATGCCGGCGCCCCGGGCGCGGTCACCATCGCCACCAACATGGCGGGCCGTGGTACCGACATCGTGCTGGGCGGCTCGCTGGACGCCATGCTGGCGGCGCTGGGCGAGGACGCATCCGATGCCGAGAAGGATCGCGTGAAGTCCGAATGGAAGCAGCGCCACGAGGCGGTGAAGGCTGCCGGTGGCCTGCACATCCTCGGCACCGAGCGGCACGAGTCACGGCGCATCGACAACCAGCTGCGCGGCCGTTCCGGCCGCCAGGGCGATCCGGGTTCCAGCCGTTTCTACCTGTCGCTGGAAGACAACCTGATGCGCATCTTCGCCGCTGGCTGGGTGCAGACGATGATGGCCAGGATGGGGCTGAAGGAAGACGACATCATCGAAAGCCCGCTGGTGACCCGGCAGATCGCCAATGCGCAGCGCAAGGTGGAGGCGCACAACTTCGACATCCGCAAGAACCTGCTGGACTTCGACGACGTCAACAACGACCAGCGCAAGGTGATCTACCAGCAGCGCAACGAGTTGCTGGAAGCCGAAAGCGTCAAGGCCAACATCGACGGCATCCGCACCGACGTGGTGGCCGAGATGGTGGAGCGCCTGGTGCCGCCGGACTCGATCGACGAGCAGTGGGACTTGCCGGGGCTGGAAGCCGAACTGCTTGCCGAGTTCGGGCTGCAGATGGACCTGGTCAGGCTGCACAAGGAAGAAGCGGAGCTGGATGCATCGCAGATCCTGGATCGCGTGCAGGAGGCGATGGAGGCGATGTTCGCCGACAAGGAAGCGCAGGTGGGGGGCGACACCATGCGCATGCTGGAGAAGCACGTGATGTTCAATGTGCTCGACCAGAACTGGAAAGAGCATCTGGCGCGGATGGACTACCTGCGCCAGGGCATCCATCTGCGCGGGTATGCGCAGAAGCAGCCCAAGCAGGAATACAAGAAGGAAGCGTTCGAGCTGTTCTCCGAGCTGCTGGAGAAGGTCAAGCGCGAAGTGATTTCGCTGCTGGCGCGCGTGCGCATCCGCAACGAAGAAGACGTTGCCACGGCCGAGGCCCAGGAGCGCGCACGCGCCGAGGCGATGGCGCGGCAGATGCAGTTCCAGCATCCCGACATGGGCGGGCTGGGCGCGGACGAGGAGGCGGCCGACGTGCAGGCGCAACGCGTGCAGCAGCAGGCATTCGCCCACGTGGGCCGCAACGACGCCTGCCCGTGCGGCTCCGGGAAGAAGTTCAAGCATTGCCATGGGCAGCTCAGCTGA
- a CDS encoding prepilin peptidase has product MAFLDVHPGFGYPAAAGLGLLVGSFLNVVILRLPKRLEWQWKRDAREILEEPDLYDPPPPGIVVEGSHCPTCKKPLSWYENIPVLSWVLQGGKCRGCKTSISMQYPLVELLTGLLFLACVWRFGFGWRGFGALLLTSYLIALSGIDFRTRLLPDQLTLPLLWLGLVAASDHLFVAAKPALLGAMAGYLSLWSVYWVFKQLTGKEGMGHGDFKLLAALGAWTGLVGVLPTIMISSLVGAVVGSLWLAAKGRSKATPIPFGPYLATAGWISFMWGNDLVAAYLRFAGLA; this is encoded by the coding sequence ATGGCATTCCTGGACGTACACCCCGGCTTCGGCTATCCCGCCGCAGCCGGGCTGGGCCTGTTGGTGGGCAGTTTCCTCAACGTGGTGATCCTGCGCCTGCCCAAGCGGCTGGAATGGCAGTGGAAGCGCGATGCACGGGAAATCCTGGAAGAACCTGACCTCTACGATCCGCCACCGCCGGGAATCGTGGTGGAAGGCTCGCATTGCCCGACGTGCAAGAAGCCGCTGTCCTGGTACGAAAACATCCCCGTGTTGAGCTGGGTGCTGCAGGGCGGCAAGTGTCGCGGCTGCAAGACGTCCATCTCGATGCAGTACCCGCTGGTGGAGCTGCTGACCGGGCTGCTGTTTCTGGCCTGCGTGTGGCGCTTCGGGTTCGGCTGGCGCGGGTTCGGCGCGCTGCTGCTGACAAGCTATCTGATCGCCCTGTCGGGCATCGATTTCCGCACCCGCCTGCTGCCTGACCAGTTGACCCTGCCGCTGCTGTGGTTGGGCCTGGTGGCCGCCAGCGATCACCTTTTCGTCGCGGCCAAACCCGCGCTGCTGGGCGCGATGGCGGGCTATCTGAGCCTGTGGTCGGTGTATTGGGTGTTCAAGCAGCTCACCGGCAAGGAGGGCATGGGCCACGGCGACTTCAAATTGCTGGCGGCGCTGGGGGCGTGGACGGGGCTGGTGGGGGTGCTGCCCACGATCATGATTTCGTCGCTGGTCGGCGCGGTGGTCGGCTCGCTCTGGTTGGCGGCGAAAGGCCGCAGCAAAGCCACCCCGATTCCGTTCGGCCCCTATTTGGCCACGGCCGGCTGGATCAGCTTCATGTGGGGCAACGACCTGGTCGCGGCCTATCTGCGCTTCGCCGGGCTGGCGTAG
- a CDS encoding M23 family metallopeptidase, with amino-acid sequence MIEANNVHDTRQRAIAQVQSLRGWALRRPWAALALLIGASLLCGAAVRSAIGIAQVEAMQAADAARQAELQKVRRDAQRDVNALAARLAELQAQANRLNALGARLTQAGQLQDGEFDFEKPVGQGGGGVSRDMPVAELRLRLAALERDYRVADTQLTVLETLLFNRQLERSAMPSRDPIADSFVTSGFGGRADPFGGGSQFHKGIDFQASVGDPVLAVADGVVSFAGVRTGYGNTVEIDHGNGMVTRYAHNSRLTHQVGDLVRAGQEIAKAGSTGRSTGAHVHFEVWQDGVVVNPRKFLGHNNALARHGPARG; translated from the coding sequence ATGATCGAAGCAAACAACGTACACGATACCCGGCAGCGCGCCATTGCGCAGGTGCAATCGCTGCGCGGATGGGCGCTGCGGCGGCCGTGGGCCGCGTTGGCGCTGCTGATCGGCGCCAGCCTGCTGTGCGGCGCGGCCGTGCGCAGTGCGATCGGCATCGCCCAGGTGGAAGCCATGCAGGCGGCCGACGCGGCGCGCCAGGCAGAACTGCAAAAAGTGCGGCGCGACGCGCAGCGCGATGTCAATGCACTGGCGGCGCGGCTGGCCGAATTGCAGGCGCAGGCAAACCGGCTGAACGCGCTGGGTGCGCGCCTGACGCAGGCAGGTCAGCTGCAGGACGGCGAATTCGATTTCGAGAAGCCGGTGGGCCAGGGTGGTGGCGGGGTCTCCCGCGACATGCCCGTGGCGGAGCTGCGCCTGCGCCTGGCCGCGTTGGAGCGCGACTACCGCGTGGCCGATACGCAGCTGACGGTGCTGGAAACCCTGCTGTTCAATCGCCAGCTGGAACGCAGCGCGATGCCGTCGCGCGATCCGATCGCCGACAGCTTCGTGACCTCCGGCTTTGGCGGGCGCGCGGATCCGTTCGGCGGCGGCAGCCAGTTCCACAAAGGCATCGACTTCCAGGCCAGCGTGGGCGATCCGGTACTGGCGGTGGCCGATGGCGTGGTCAGTTTTGCCGGCGTGCGCACTGGCTACGGCAATACCGTCGAAATCGACCACGGCAATGGCATGGTCACCCGCTATGCGCACAATTCGCGGCTGACCCATCAGGTGGGTGACCTGGTGCGTGCCGGGCAGGAAATCGCCAAGGCCGGTTCCACCGGGCGTTCCACCGGCGCGCACGTGCATTTCGAAGTGTGGCAGGACGGCGTGGTGGTCAATCCCCGCAAATTCCTCGGCCACAACAACGCGCTGGCCCGGCACGGCCCGGCCCGCGGCTGA